The Coccinella septempunctata chromosome 6, icCocSept1.1, whole genome shotgun sequence genome segment caccgctggaaaaacaaaagtaccttcagaataacgacccaaatctgtgacactacacatctgtggatcttttaaacttaAACCGAGTTGAATTCAGCCCAACTACCCAGATGGAAGACGTGggagatatcttgtgttcgagaaagattcatcaaataaatgaaaaactatattccgaaattgatttcattcgataaaactgtttgtgagataaaactaagaataattttttttatggtttttcaacagcctgtatcttttaaaccgagccgattccgaagaaatggtaaagaaaaaaagtgtttcttttgacctcaagaatctactgtcaaaatattggtACGAGTCAAGAATCACCCTGTTTACGGGTGAATTACAGAATAATGATATGACAAACGACTTCAATATTTTATAATACTTTTACAATACTAGTAAGGATTCAGATTTAGGAACAGGTAGGTACACACAGAAGGTTTTCATCCTCTATATTTTCCAATCCTCACAtgagaaataaacaaaattatttattgacagaaatacgaaaaaaatttGACCAACATTTTTAACAATCGGTTAACCTTGATCATAGATCAATTGAAACcattcatattgttttttaatACTTCAGCCTAATCTACATAGATCGTCGATTGATATGAAAACGTCAAGTTTCGAAATATATGTTTATGCAGCATAATGATCTGTTCATTTTATAATCTTATCTGCTTCTGTTTTAGATCCAAAACTTGGTTACTATTACGGTAGGTATACTACCGTCATCTACGAGAATTAACTGGAACCTTTGATATTGATTTTCATACAATAATACGGCAGTTATTTGAGGTACACCTCTTTCACACTGAGTAAAACAGGTTTCAGTAAAATGTAGATATCTTCCGAATACTATTGATGCCTTATTATTGTAGTTATTCAAAAAGCGTATTCTTGTAATTAATAGGAAACCAAAATAAATGGTACTTTGGTACCAAAATAAATGGTACTTTGGTTTCGACAAACAAGATACCAACAATTTAAACACCATTGTTCTACTCAAAAACGTATTAATTCCAGAATTATTGTATTGTTATATTCATAATATCTAGTAGTTTTGATCTTCATCCAGTTGTAGGAGGATAACTGCATAGGTTGTTATAGAGCTCAACGCACTGAAGAGTAATGCTCCATTGAGCACTAGCGAACTTTTTATTTCCATGAGATGCGGTTCATGAAGAAGTCCTAGAAAGAACCAATGCACCTACAAAATTCTTGTCGTTGAAAATATTCGATTAGATAAAAATTGGTGTATTGAACCTCCTTCTTATCTCTAGTGCACATCTTTGGAGAGGATATTTTCAAGTAGTCGAGCATCTGGTCgttctgaaatattcaatgaatgTCTCAATTAACccacaagaaaaaaaatgtttaggcTGGAAGGCAAAAAGTATCAACGAATCCATAGCTAGTAAAAGTTAATATTTTACTAAATTTACTTGTGCAGGCAATCTTTTATTATGAATTGCGTCCAGATCCAAGAAAAAACTTCTGATTATCAAAATTTACATGCAAACTTGTAGTTTCAACATTTTCTCGAATAATCACTCACCACAACCGTTAAAAAACAGCACGCTGATATAATTTTGAGGACTCTGAAAATGGATAGTCCGATCCAGTAGTATTTGAAATCCTCTGGTTGCAGTTCCCCCTCtgtgtctatttttaacgctaAAATCGTGTAGGTAACCATGAAAAAATACTGGAACAGCGTGAACACaacaatattcgaaaaatttccaagaatCATCTTGCAGCATATTCTTACTTCTTTGATAAAACCAATATAGCATGTTATACTTTGAGCCATTGAagtattctgaaattttttgtcGAATATATCAGCTGAAAGAGCTAGGGTGATCAACGAGAAGCTAAATTCGCTTATATTAACACTAAGTAGAATTTccgaatgaacaaaacaaagCGTCTGCATGTACATAACCACAGTCATTTGAGGAGCTTTGAAAATCATTATTAATCTACATAGCAATACAGATTCTTCCGCCAAAAACTCGATCAACATGCACCACCTCAATTTGAGAAAGAAAGCTTTTCTCGTGGTTATTTTATACTTCCAGAATATTTTGTCGCAATATTTCAAGTAGGAGCTTGAATTGGAAAACAAAGAAACGACATGCGTTGAAATATTCAAGCAATGTACGATGAAACTTGTGTATTTCTCCATTACCCTCGAATGTAAACGTTCCATATTGGGAAGTAATGCATGAAACAAGTAAATTTCCATTATTACAAGAAACAGTTTCCAggagaatagaaaaaaaattaaatacttgTATGGCCTCTTTGTGCTCAAATCAAAAGttgctatttttttcaatactatAAGTGGTTTTAGGATTAATTCTAGTCTCAACAAAGTACTAGAGTTTCTTGACATACTATATTACGATCAAAGCAATCAACTGGCTGTGTTACGATAGGAATAGAATATGGTGTTATCCAATTTGTAAAGGCATCAATAACGACATCAAAAACTACAGGGTAATAGTTCATCGTCAATACATTGatgtataaaattataattcccAAAGATATTAGTTCATCACTCCAAGTAATGAATTAACTTTTTATGGAATTGATGAGGGCTGTTCGAAATATGGAAATTAATGTGCATGGTATGACTACTGTATACTGAAATCTATATAGGTTGGTATGGGTAGTAATGTTTTTGTACtactcaaaattgaaaaatacaatAATTTGGAAAAATCTACAAAATTAAACAGAAGTTTTAAGATTATTCCACCATATAATCAGATAAAGTTATTGGCATGAGATTGGTTTATATCCCAATGATAGTTTTTGAGTATTTCAGTTTTTAAATTTGTTTCAACTTCACCTTTACTTCCACCTGATCTAAAAAATATCAAGAATTCATATTAATTCAGTCGGAATTATCAGAAATTCTGATGGGTATATACCACCTAAAATATCATCAAGTGTTTTATCACCACACTTAATCCCTGTTAACAGCCTGTAGGTACGTATGTACGTCAAATAAATTGAGTATCAGAATCTGATCAAGCAAAACAgataaatattaataattttctttattttcaagcTGTCGGTTGCATACTTTCAGCGTAATTTAAACAAACTCAATTAAAACAAATATTGTCAATGATTACAGATTACAGTGGACagaattatttcgaaatgaacCGAAGGTCAAAAGATAAAAATGAATTCAAGGCATAAGCGGGCATTCTAGCAAGTAGGTAGTTTGGAATCTATTTTAGGGATTTAGAAAATGTC includes the following:
- the LOC123315549 gene encoding uncharacterized protein LOC123315549 codes for the protein MSRNSSTLLRLELILKPLIVLKKIATFDLSTKRPYKYLIFFLFSWKLFLVIMEIYLFHALLPNMERLHSRVMEKYTSFIVHCLNISTHVVSLFSNSSSYLKYCDKIFWKYKITTRKAFFLKLRWCMLIEFLAEESVLLCRLIMIFKAPQMTVVMYMQTLCFVHSEILLSVNISEFSFSLITLALSADIFDKKFQNTSMAQSITCYIGFIKEVRICCKMILGNFSNIVVFTLFQYFFMVTYTILALKIDTEGELQPEDFKYYWIGLSIFRVLKIISACCFLTVVNDQMLDYLKISSPKMCTRDKKEVHWFFLGLLHEPHLMEIKSSLVLNGALLFSALSSITTYAVILLQLDEDQNY